The Gadus chalcogrammus isolate NIFS_2021 chromosome 14, NIFS_Gcha_1.0, whole genome shotgun sequence sequence CATGGCGGTTCAGTGGGGCTGTTCAACTGGCGTGCTGTGTTACGGAGACCGAAGGTGTATCTGTCGGCTCTGCCCATATGGTCCCAGTGTTTTATTGTCTACTCCTGTGTTGTGCGCCCTGATTGGCAACTGGAAGCCAGGGCTCGGCTTCCAGTGAAAGAGGATGACTGGTTTCACCTCTTTTGAAGCAGGGCCCTCGCGGGAGCCATTTGGTTGTATTTTTCTCGTTGTTTCTTCTGGACCGCATCCTGTATTTTTGGTTTGGTTCGATTTTTTGAGAATCCTGAGAAACGCTGTTGGCTATTTGAATGTGTAGAGGTTAACCAAAGGATGTTAAATTGATGTGTGTGccatatcccaggatgcattgcGGCTTCGTGTTGGATGTTCTTGGGTAGGAAGGTCCTTCCTTATTTCAGTTTGTACCACACTCCCCCACCAACGTAGCCTGCCTGGAAACATTAATACCGCTTTTAATTTGGCATCTGAGACAATAAAAGAAAGGTGTTAAatcaacatgtttttttcttatgttttaatttatttacctTTTTTATTTCTCAATGGAGTCTAACTGTTTCAACGATTAAAGCATAGATGATTATATAGGCTTAAGTGACATTTTACAGCGCAAAACACGTCTGTGCGTTAACTCTAGAGTTGCGGTTTTTAAAacattgaaattctcaaaaggAAGAAATGGTGCTGTTGACTGTGGCGGACAAGTGCAATGTACTGTATctccactaggtggcagcatACATACGTCAATAGTAAAATCCACACTTTGTGTGGATCAAGAGTACTAGTTTGCCTTTTTGAAAGCAACAAGTATCACTTTGGCAATAGCAAACTACATTCATTCACATAAAACACAAGTGGTTTACAGAAGAAACCTGCCCACAAGGCTTAGAAACAGTGCAATCTTAGTATAATTAGAATAAAGCGTATAAAGTGAAACCATGATGCTCTGCTCGTCTTCCTCAATGTCCTGCGCAGGGTAGCCCTGCACCGTCATGATGTCATCATGATGTCACTCTGATGTCATCGCCTCTCGCGTGTCATCGCCTCCTCGCACCTGGAACCTTTAAGCAAGCATGACCTCATCGTCCCCGGCTCTTCACCTCtcatctcgtgtgtgtgtgtgtgtgtgtcaggcgtGTGTGTCAGGCGTGTGTgtcagtcgtgtgtgtgtgtgtcgggcgtGTGCgtcagtcgtgtgtgtgtgtcgggtgtgtgtgtgtgtgtgtgtgtgtgtgtgtcagtcgtgtgtgtgtgtgtcgggcgtGTGCgtcagtcgtgtgtgtgtgtgtgtgtgtgtgtatgtatggtcCACTCCAACAGGTTCTAATCCAGTACAggtccacccctctcccccaaagtctccccctcagccctcccccagactctctcctcccccgcctcccccaaggtctcccccccgtccccctcagCCCTCCCTGCAGTCCACAAAGTTGCCGCGGATCCAGTAGCAGATCTGGGCGTACTTGAGCGGCGTGAGCCTCACGGCCACGTTGAACTCCTTGGTGGCGCCGTCCTGCTCCACCCACTGGTGTCCCGAGAACACGCCGATCACCTTCCGCtcccagcgccgccgccgccggtccCACATGCGCGCGTACACGCCCGAGCCGCTGGCGCCGGGCTGCGCGTCGCAGTGCTGGTACAGCAGGTCGGCCGTCTCCTCGCCCGCCGCGCAGAAGCGGTACACCAGCTGGCCGCGCCGGTCGTTGTCGAAGCCCGAGAACTGCACCCGGCGGCCGGGCAGCCGCTGGGCGGGCGGGCTCACGCCCAGCCGCATGTGGCGGCGCTTGTGCGGCTTCTTGAGCTCCAGCAGCGCGTAGTCGTAGTCCATGCCGATGTCGTTGGCGTTGCCCTTCACCCAGCCCTTGGGCACGTGCGTGCGCTTGGCGCGGATCCACTGGAAGCGCATCTTGTGGTTGGACGGCGGCGAGTAGTAGGCGGAGCCCAGGGCCGTCTCGGCGTGATTGGTGGAGTtggcggaggaggaaggggaggggtctCGTTGGCTGGGCCGCAGGAAGCCCACGCGGAGCTTCTGGGCGCCCTTGACGTAGTTCTTCCCGTCGTGGACGCAGTGGGCGGCGGTCAGCACGTGGCGCTCGCCCACCAGGGTGCCGGAGCAGCCGGTGGAGAGCTTCACCGCCACGGAGAAGGGGTACTGCAGCAGGTGGTCCCGCCCCGCGATGCTGAAGCGCCCGTCATGGCCGAAGATCTGCCGCCTCCTCCGCACCGGCGCCTTGGGGGTCTtcgtcggggggggggcggcggcggcgtccgcGACGAGGTACGCCGGGCTGGTGTCGGCGCGGGGGTCGTAACCGTAGATGCCGACGGCGGTCTCGGTGAGGTGGCCGTTGCTGTGCAGCGTCTCGAAGGCCAGCAGCTCCCGCAGGTCCCAGTAGCTCGGCCGGGGCGCCGCCCGGTGGCACTCTGGGTCGCAGGGGGAGGTGACCTCCAGGTGGGCGGGCGACAGGAAGCTGGGGTCGGGGCGGGCGTCCGTCTGCAGGGGCAGGACCACCGGGACCCGCTGGAGGTGCCACTGCTGGCGGGCCGACTGGACCACggctgggaggaagaggagggggaggaagaggagagggagggcagacctgtaagggggggagggagaggtcgAGACAGGTGATGAGAAGTTCTCAAAGTTTTGTGGAGTCACCTTAACTTTACTTGTACTCTTATCTTAAAGATGGATATTGCGTGTCTTATAGAAAGCAAACAAGATGTATACGTACGCACGTAAACAACATTCAACAATAATGGTCAATAATACTAGAAAATGCTATGTAGGCAAACGCAATACCAGAGACAATAACGATAATCCATGCCCAGAAATCAGTCAAGGGTAGAAAATAGTTTGAAATAGAAAGATCAATTTTCCTTCTTTAGGATCATTTCTAGATGATTTGTATGCTTCTCCGGGCTTGCATGGTTAAGTTTTATTTTTGCCACACCCAATGCGCCTCAGCTCATCCATTTCAGCCCCAAACAAGAGTTGAACAGAGTTGTTTTGCTTTTCAGTTTGTTTAGAAACCAGACATGTGAGGCATTTTAGAGtgggaatataaatatgaaacgACTGTTACCATAGAAATATGCCCGTGTGGAAAGATACTGTATAAaagattttttaattatttattctcCAACATGGATGGGACTGATTAAATATGAATGTGATGCTCAAGAGTCTAGATATGTTTTTGGAAAAAGTTTGTTTGAAATAGGCGTTATCTTATATCTTTATCGTATACCTTATCACACGATAGGCCTAAATTAAAACGTCCCTGACACCCATCTGCGCACCACTTGCCGACAAATAAACGTCCTCCAATTATATAAAATATGCAAATCAGGCAATAAACACCCTACCACTTACCGCGAGAGCTCTCCCCTCGGGCGCATGGTTTTCGTCCGCAGGTGAATCGCTGACAGACGGTCTAGAAAAAGAGTTGCAAAGTTGTTTTTATCACCCACGAATCGGAGGAAAACGACCCTCGGACGTGAATGAAGGCGGTTATGTGTTATAACAAGCGGTACGCAtactttttaaatatgtattccTCCGTCTCTGAGGAGTTAATTCCAGTCGGTTCCCGTTAAAAAGTGCTCGCCGTGCTGTGACAGTGTGGCCGGTCGCCGCTGTGGGTTCAGTGTAGGTGGTGCATTCATTCCTCTGCGACCAGACGAGCTCCGCTGATTGGGGGAGAACCTGCCGCGGTCACGTGAGTGTAGCCGGCCGCTCCAGGGTGGGCCGGTTTATAGATATCAACAGGGTTCGGGTTTTTGTATGATCATGTGCCTATAATAACACCTATAGTAACGTGCCTATAAATAAGTAGCCTAGTTAATGATCATTCTCGAGAAAGTGTCCCAGAGAAACTTGAAGAAGGCTCATTAAGTTAATATTGCATCCTGTCGTTATTTTTTCCATTTTGATGCAGGCTGGCTTCAATTTACGCACGGCAGCGTCTTTTTTATTGCTTCTTTAATTTATAAtttccacagtgtgtgtgtgtgtgtggttgtgttaatAAAACCTTTGCATTATTGGTTCACATTAAACAGTGGGTTCTTCCATTGTCTTTTGCAGTGAAAACCCTGAAGGAATCACTTACGTGTAAAGAGATGACCTCCTGCACAATCTCCCGCACAACCCAGCCCTTCAAACAGCGACGCAATCTTTATAATAGTATTCAGGCCGGTTATTaagttattatatataatgGTCACCGATAGAATTCACAGATGCCCTGACAGTAAGATGCCTCGAATAGAACGTCACTGACTTTAGAATGACGCACTTggaacaaacgcacacaggcagTATAGGTGTGTGACTCCACTTGTGTAGCACTTTGTACCACTGTTTTGCACACAAAAAGCGCTCTACAGATCCAGTTTGATTTGGATACTCCAGAAAGCAGAAGCGGGGTTCTGAGTGCTTGTTTTGAGGCGGGTGGGCGGGCGGTAGGGCGGGTCGTCTTGGCGGTCGCTGGTCCCTGCCGCGGTGCCGCTGGCGGTGAAACCCGAGCCGGCAGCGGCGCGGCGTTCTTCACTTCTCTGTAGTTGATTAGCGAGCCTCACCTCTGCCAGGATGAGGGGTGGACCCCCTGGCTCAGCCCCCGGCCGTTATTACCCCTCCCTCCTGGTCACACCGATCACAGCTCCCCAGGGCTcccattgaaacacacacattgaaacacaatgcacgatgacgcacacacacacacacacacggaattGCACTCGCTTGTACACTCATTGATATGCACATgcagaaaacaaacacatgtacacaaacaaacacacaatcacgcacaatCACATGGACAAGAGCAATCAAGCACACAGAAAACCACACGGTCTCTCAAGCATGCAACCTCAAAAGCCCAATCATCCAAAACCTGTGAAGCAGTGTCAGGTATCATCACAAGCACACCAACACAGAAcctcaaaccacacacacacacacacacacacacacacacacacacacacacacacacacacacacacactcgtccagatcccctccctctctccagggtTGAATTTGGTTTCTGATCTCTCTTCAGTCGTCCCAGTTCTGCTGGATCAGTCAACCCTGCACTGACTGTAGTTCTGCTCTCCCATGACTCATAGAAACAGTTATCCATATTGTTTCAGTTAAtctggtcctctgtgtctctcagtcTATTCACCGGCTGTTCAACCAGCCCAGGAAGTCTCGGCAGGGAGCTTAGGTGAATAGAGCACCACAGCGTTTCCCAACCTGCGGGTAGGCACCCCAACTTTGGGCCACCTCATTTGCATATGGGGTCACAGGCCTACACCTGAGGTAGGTCCCAGACGAGAAGGTTTGAAGCCACAGACAAAGACCTTCCCCACAGACACCGCGTCCCAGAAGGACAGGTTTCGGCTGGCAGACTCACGGATTCTGTTTAGGGAGGATATTGCGATTGTCTTGTATTGTTATGAAAGGGGACATTTGTTTGGCTACGTCCACTGTTGTCAAGGAGACCAACATTCCCCAGAGGGCTGTTCCATGTTAATTGTTGTCATCCTCCTCCGCTGAGAGTGCTTTGGACCGCAGACAGTCAAAcgtttagtctctctctcccccgtctccccctcactgcctatctttttctctctctctctctctgtctctgtctctgtcgtgTCCCACTTTGCCTTCTCAGTCTGTTTCTATCTCCCTGTTGTATTACTCTCtcatttctctgtctctctctctctctctctctctgtctctctctctctctctctctctctctcatatatatccGACTCTCATTCTTCAATGTTTTTCCACTTTTGTAATCCTCTCTTCCATCCTGGACGTCCGGCCCAGTCCTCTGCTCTCCGGTCCCCGGCGGCTCGTTCAACAGCTGCTTGGCAGGACAAACCGCCAGAGAAGCCATTTCAGATACGAGGCTTTGCAGTGCAGTGCGGGGAGAATGCAACCAAGTACTCAGCCCAA is a genomic window containing:
- the LOC130403541 gene encoding serine protease 23-like gives rise to the protein MRPRGELSRSALPLLFLPLLFLPAVVQSARQQWHLQRVPVVLPLQTDARPDPSFLSPAHLEVTSPCDPECHRAAPRPSYWDLRELLAFETLHSNGHLTETAVGIYGYDPRADTSPAYLVADAAAAPPPTKTPKAPVRRRRQIFGHDGRFSIAGRDHLLQYPFSVAVKLSTGCSGTLVGERHVLTAAHCVHDGKNYVKGAQKLRVGFLRPSQRDPSPSSSANSTNHAETALGSAYYSPPSNHKMRFQWIRAKRTHVPKGWVKGNANDIGMDYDYALLELKKPHKRRHMRLGVSPPAQRLPGRRVQFSGFDNDRRGQLVYRFCAAGEETADLLYQHCDAQPGASGSGVYARMWDRRRRRWERKVIGVFSGHQWVEQDGATKEFNVAVRLTPLKYAQICYWIRGNFVDCREG